A genomic segment from Bacteroidales bacterium encodes:
- a CDS encoding phage Gp37/Gp68 family protein, producing the protein MSKIEWTEQTWNPSIGCNKVSTGCQNCYAEAMARRLKAMGTKGYENGFEFSIMPERLEQPLNVKKPTKFFVNSMSDLFHEKMPFVYLDAIFEVIEKTSRHTYQILTKREKVMSEYFKDKNLPKNVWLGVTVESKDTKHRIDFLGNINATIRFISMEPLLEDIGILDLNNIHWVIVGGESGIKARPMKSEWALNIKKQCEQQKIAFFFKQWGNWGADGIKRNKKLNGRKLNGKIYDEYPELIEEYFE; encoded by the coding sequence ATGTCAAAAATAGAATGGACAGAACAAACCTGGAATCCGTCAATTGGTTGTAATAAAGTGAGTACAGGTTGCCAAAACTGCTATGCTGAGGCAATGGCAAGGCGATTAAAAGCAATGGGTACAAAAGGCTATGAAAATGGTTTTGAATTTTCTATAATGCCTGAACGTCTTGAACAACCTTTAAATGTCAAAAAGCCTACAAAGTTTTTTGTTAATTCTATGAGTGATTTGTTTCACGAAAAAATGCCTTTTGTTTATCTTGATGCTATTTTTGAAGTCATAGAAAAAACATCTCGACATACTTACCAAATTCTCACCAAAAGAGAAAAAGTAATGTCAGAATATTTTAAAGATAAGAATTTACCCAAAAATGTTTGGCTTGGTGTTACTGTTGAAAGCAAGGATACAAAACACAGAATTGACTTTTTAGGAAATATCAATGCAACAATCAGATTCATTTCAATGGAACCACTTCTTGAAGACATAGGCATACTTGATTTGAATAATATCCATTGGGTAATTGTTGGTGGTGAAAGTGGAATAAAAGCAAGACCAATGAAAAGTGAATGGGCTTTGAACATAAAAAAACAATGCGAACAACAAAAAATAGCATTCTTTTTTAAACAATGGGGAAATTGGGGTGCAGATGGTATTAAAAGAAACAAAAAGCTGAACGGAAGAAAATTAAATGGAAAAATATATGATGAATATCCCGAATTGATTGAAGAATATTTTGAATAG